In Listeria swaminathanii, a single window of DNA contains:
- the betL gene encoding BCCT family glycine betaine transporter BetL, translated as MKKLTNVFWGAGFLVLLAVLFGAFLPEQFETLTTNIQKFLTSNFGWYYLIVVAIIIIFCLFLVLSPIGTIRLGKPGEEPGYSNKSWFAMLFSAGMGIGLVFWGAAEPLSHYAVQAPGGEVGTQAAMKDALRYSFFHWGISAWSIYAIVALALAYFKFRKNAPGLISSTLYPILGKHTKGPIGQLIDIIAVFATVIGVATTLGLGAQQINGGLTYLFGVPNNFTVQFTIIVIVTILFMLSAMSGLDKGIQLLSNVNIYVAGVLLVLTLILGPTLFIMNNFTNSFGGYLQNIIQMSFQTAPDAPDARKWIDSWTIFYWAWWLSWSPFVGIFIARISRGRTIRQFLLGVIVLPSLVSVFWFAVFGGSAIFVEQHTNSALSNLATEQVLFGVFNEFPAGMVLSIVAMILIAVFFITSADSATFVLGMQTTGGSLNPPNSVKVTWGLLQAGIASVLLYAGGLTALQNASIIAAFPFSIVILLMIVSLFVSLTREQEKLGLYVRPKKSQRSQL; from the coding sequence ATGAAAAAATTAACGAATGTCTTTTGGGGAGCAGGTTTTTTAGTTCTCTTAGCTGTTTTATTTGGCGCTTTTTTGCCAGAGCAATTTGAGACACTTACAACAAATATCCAAAAATTTCTAACGAGTAATTTCGGTTGGTACTATTTAATCGTTGTCGCGATTATTATTATCTTCTGCTTATTTTTAGTTTTAAGCCCGATTGGCACGATTCGACTCGGAAAGCCTGGCGAAGAACCGGGGTATAGCAATAAATCTTGGTTCGCCATGTTATTTAGTGCAGGAATGGGGATTGGCCTTGTTTTCTGGGGTGCTGCTGAGCCATTATCTCACTATGCTGTTCAAGCTCCGGGCGGGGAAGTTGGTACACAAGCTGCCATGAAAGACGCGCTTCGTTATTCTTTCTTTCATTGGGGCATTTCCGCTTGGTCGATTTATGCGATTGTAGCTCTAGCACTTGCTTACTTTAAATTCAGAAAAAATGCGCCTGGTTTAATAAGCTCCACTCTTTATCCAATTTTAGGGAAGCATACAAAAGGCCCGATTGGTCAACTGATTGATATTATCGCTGTTTTTGCGACGGTTATCGGGGTTGCAACCACGCTTGGCCTTGGCGCACAACAAATTAATGGTGGGCTTACTTACTTATTTGGCGTTCCAAACAATTTTACAGTTCAATTTACGATTATTGTCATTGTTACTATTTTATTTATGTTATCGGCAATGTCTGGACTTGATAAAGGGATTCAGCTGTTGAGTAATGTAAATATTTATGTGGCTGGGGTGTTGCTAGTTTTAACGCTCATTCTCGGTCCTACACTTTTCATTATGAATAATTTCACCAATTCGTTTGGTGGTTACTTGCAAAATATTATCCAAATGAGCTTCCAGACCGCACCTGATGCGCCTGATGCTCGAAAATGGATTGACTCATGGACTATTTTTTACTGGGCTTGGTGGCTTTCCTGGTCGCCGTTTGTCGGGATATTCATTGCGCGAATTTCACGCGGTAGAACCATTCGCCAATTTTTGCTCGGAGTTATCGTTCTTCCCTCTTTAGTCAGTGTGTTCTGGTTTGCTGTATTTGGCGGCTCAGCGATTTTTGTCGAACAACATACAAACTCTGCGCTTTCAAATTTAGCGACAGAACAAGTACTCTTTGGGGTATTTAATGAGTTTCCGGCTGGAATGGTGTTATCAATTGTCGCGATGATTTTAATTGCTGTCTTCTTTATAACTTCAGCGGATTCTGCCACATTTGTTCTCGGCATGCAAACAACTGGCGGCTCTTTAAACCCACCGAACTCCGTCAAAGTGACTTGGGGACTTTTACAAGCAGGAATTGCGAGTGTGCTACTTTACGCAGGCGGATTAACAGCTCTTCAAAATGCGTCAATCATAGCAGCCTTTCCGTTTTCGATTGTTATTCTCTTAATGATTGTTTCCTTATTCGTTTCTTTAACAAGGGAACAAGAAAAACTTGGCTTATACGTTCGACCGAAAAAATCACAACGTTCCCAACTATAA
- a CDS encoding PTS galactitol transporter subunit IIC: protein MESLQSVIQFILNLGAAVFVPALMIIIGLIVRMKVRDAVSAGIILGVAFLGMNIVIGFMIEALTPAAQGLAERTGINLSILDGGWTSMATLAWAWPFAFLMFPLQLGINAIMLVINKTKTLNVDLWNVWGKILTAVLIIGVTQNVYLAFIVAGIQIVTELILCDANQRQIQELNGIPGVTVSHGMMIFCIFLMPIDWLLKKIPALRKDMDANALKDKIGIFAENHVMGFIIGGLLGIAAGYDVAKTLMLAMQAAAALTLFPMVAKLFMQALSPLSDGISEFMKRKFKNRELFIGLDWPILAGCSEVWVAIVLMVPVTLIFALILPGNGVLPFAGILNISLCAPALIVTGGNLIRMIILGTITTPIFLYVSTFFAGSITDLAHSTGAISLKAGQQITWSTLEYPVFRYVFAEAAQFTILGLIFVAIWVLLLVFYVKMMKKRTIELEKASS, encoded by the coding sequence ATGGAGTCATTACAATCAGTTATACAGTTTATTTTGAACCTTGGAGCTGCCGTTTTTGTTCCAGCACTGATGATTATTATTGGGCTAATCGTACGAATGAAAGTGAGAGACGCAGTAAGTGCGGGGATTATTTTAGGGGTCGCTTTCCTTGGGATGAACATCGTTATCGGCTTTATGATTGAAGCTTTAACACCAGCTGCACAAGGACTTGCAGAGAGAACCGGGATTAATTTAAGCATTCTAGACGGAGGCTGGACGTCGATGGCAACACTTGCTTGGGCGTGGCCATTTGCCTTCTTGATGTTCCCGCTACAGCTTGGTATTAACGCCATTATGCTTGTTATTAATAAAACGAAAACCTTGAATGTCGATTTATGGAACGTTTGGGGAAAAATTTTAACAGCGGTACTTATTATTGGCGTAACACAAAATGTTTACTTGGCATTTATTGTTGCCGGAATTCAAATTGTTACGGAACTAATTCTATGTGATGCCAACCAACGTCAAATTCAAGAATTAAATGGGATTCCTGGTGTAACCGTTTCTCACGGTATGATGATTTTCTGTATTTTCTTAATGCCAATTGACTGGTTACTGAAGAAAATTCCAGCACTACGTAAAGATATGGATGCCAATGCATTAAAAGATAAAATTGGTATTTTTGCCGAAAACCATGTGATGGGCTTTATTATCGGTGGACTTCTAGGGATTGCAGCTGGTTATGATGTAGCGAAAACGTTGATGTTAGCCATGCAAGCTGCTGCGGCATTAACACTATTCCCGATGGTTGCGAAACTATTTATGCAAGCTTTATCCCCACTATCTGATGGTATTTCTGAATTCATGAAACGTAAATTTAAAAATCGTGAATTGTTCATTGGGCTAGATTGGCCGATTTTAGCAGGATGTAGTGAAGTATGGGTAGCTATCGTTCTTATGGTTCCAGTTACGCTTATCTTCGCGCTAATTTTACCAGGAAATGGCGTTTTACCATTTGCCGGAATATTAAATATTTCGTTATGCGCACCAGCACTTATCGTAACAGGCGGAAACTTGATTCGTATGATTATCCTCGGAACAATAACAACACCAATTTTCTTATATGTATCAACTTTCTTCGCAGGATCGATTACAGACTTAGCGCATTCAACAGGCGCGATTTCGCTTAAAGCTGGACAACAAATTACTTGGAGTACGCTTGAGTATCCAGTGTTCCGTTATGTTTTTGCAGAAGCAGCACAGTTCACTATTTTAGGACTTATTTTTGTCGCGATTTGGGTACTATTACTAGTATTCTACGTGAAAATGATGAAAAAACGAACTATTGAACTAGAAAAAGCTAGCTCTTAA
- a CDS encoding class II aldolase/adducin family protein, giving the protein MLYQKEREDLAKIVKTMFDRFETNAAGGNVSVRMNSEHIIMTPTLMSQAKLCDLSPYEILVVDNNNEVVEGDGRVTREINLHRACYVENPKIGCVLHAHPKESMLFATLGMELPNLTEATQKIGQIPTLEFAPATSPELAEIVRKHVIELGEKAVPSASLLNKHGIVVLDTSLHKAYDMLERIEYNAYIAEKALVFDALGIKKLAHDHELNYNLEE; this is encoded by the coding sequence ATGTTATACCAAAAAGAACGTGAAGATTTAGCCAAAATAGTGAAGACGATGTTTGACCGCTTTGAAACAAATGCTGCTGGAGGAAATGTAAGTGTGCGCATGAATAGCGAACATATTATTATGACACCAACACTTATGAGTCAAGCAAAACTTTGCGATCTTTCCCCATATGAAATCCTTGTAGTGGATAACAATAATGAAGTCGTAGAAGGAGACGGAAGAGTTACAAGAGAAATTAACTTACACCGCGCTTGCTACGTAGAAAATCCAAAAATTGGCTGTGTACTTCATGCTCATCCAAAAGAATCAATGTTATTCGCAACGCTTGGTATGGAACTGCCGAACTTAACAGAAGCAACACAAAAAATCGGCCAAATTCCAACACTCGAATTTGCACCAGCGACTAGTCCAGAACTTGCTGAAATCGTTCGTAAGCATGTTATCGAGCTAGGTGAAAAAGCAGTTCCAAGTGCAAGTCTATTAAATAAACATGGAATTGTTGTGTTAGACACTTCGCTCCATAAAGCATACGATATGCTAGAACGGATTGAATATAATGCCTATATTGCGGAAAAAGCTTTAGTATTCGATGCTTTAGGTATTAAAAAATTAGCTCATGACCACGAATTAAACTACAATTTGGAGGAGTAA
- a CDS encoding 1-phosphofructokinase gives MIYTITLNPAIDRLLFINGELEKRKTNRVKKTEFDCGGKGLHVSGVLSKFGIKNEALGIAGSDNLDKLYAILKEKHINHDFLVEAGTSTRECFVVLSDDTNGSTMIPEAGFTVSQTNKVNLLKQIAKKVKKEDMVVIAGSPPPHYTLSDFKELLRTVKATGAFLGCDNSGDYLNLAVEMGVDFIKPNEDEVLAILDEKTNSLEENIRTLAKKIPYLVVSLGAKGSMCAHNGKLYQVIPPKVQERNDTGAGDVFVGAFIAGLAMNMPITETLKVATGCSASKVMQKDSSSFDLEAAGKLKNQVSIIQLEER, from the coding sequence ATGATTTACACGATAACATTAAATCCAGCTATTGACCGGTTGCTTTTCATTAATGGAGAGTTGGAAAAAAGGAAGACTAATCGAGTCAAAAAAACAGAATTTGATTGCGGGGGAAAGGGGCTTCATGTTTCGGGCGTGCTATCGAAATTCGGAATTAAAAATGAAGCACTTGGAATTGCGGGATCAGACAATCTCGACAAACTATATGCCATTCTAAAAGAAAAACATATCAACCATGATTTCCTTGTAGAAGCTGGAACTTCGACAAGAGAATGCTTCGTCGTCTTGAGTGATGACACGAATGGCAGCACCATGATACCAGAAGCTGGTTTTACCGTAAGTCAGACCAACAAAGTGAACCTTTTAAAACAAATCGCTAAAAAAGTTAAAAAAGAGGACATGGTGGTGATTGCTGGATCTCCGCCTCCTCATTATACATTATCTGATTTTAAAGAACTACTAAGAACTGTCAAAGCGACAGGCGCGTTTCTCGGATGCGATAATTCCGGTGATTATTTAAACTTAGCCGTCGAAATGGGCGTCGATTTCATTAAACCAAATGAAGACGAGGTGCTTGCCATTTTAGATGAAAAGACGAATTCACTGGAAGAAAACATTCGCACTTTAGCCAAGAAAATTCCCTATCTAGTCGTTTCGCTTGGAGCAAAAGGATCAATGTGCGCACATAATGGCAAATTGTATCAAGTTATTCCGCCAAAAGTGCAGGAACGCAATGATACAGGGGCTGGCGATGTGTTTGTCGGTGCATTTATCGCAGGACTTGCAATGAATATGCCGATTACAGAAACGTTAAAAGTCGCGACAGGTTGCTCAGCCAGCAAAGTCATGCAAAAAGATAGTTCAAGCTTTGATTTAGAAGCTGCTGGAAAATTAAAGAATCAAGTAAGTATTATACAATTGGAGGAGAGATAG
- a CDS encoding PTS sugar transporter subunit IIB — MKKVIVACGSGVATSQTVASKVERILKEKGVRATVEAVDIKSLEQHIKTSDVYVAITKANKEFDIPTLNGIAFLTGMGMDEETEKLLNALK; from the coding sequence ATGAAAAAAGTTATCGTAGCATGTGGATCAGGAGTGGCAACAAGTCAAACAGTCGCATCAAAAGTAGAACGTATTTTAAAAGAAAAGGGAGTTCGCGCGACAGTTGAAGCAGTAGATATTAAGTCACTTGAACAACATATTAAAACAAGTGATGTATATGTGGCGATTACAAAAGCAAACAAAGAATTTGATATTCCCACATTAAATGGTATTGCTTTCTTAACTGGCATGGGCATGGACGAAGAAACAGAAAAATTACTGAACGCCTTAAAATAA